One region of Corvus moneduloides isolate bCorMon1 chromosome 1, bCorMon1.pri, whole genome shotgun sequence genomic DNA includes:
- the LOC116445832 gene encoding protein FAM237B-like, translated as MEFVWKRWWSLQLGCILIVNLVYANLEYQKETPPSLREIDHQCWQVSSQGLVEMKKLKVADTVIALWDFMMFLKESPKPKHNELFNDLAQNFWDMYVDCVLSRSHGMGRRQLTSPEYSSTYSHRTLEGSAFTNPF; from the exons ATGGAATTTGTGTGGAAACGATGGTGGTCTCTTCAGCTGGGCTGTATATTGATAGTGAATTTGGTTTATGCCAATCTAGAGTATCAAAAAGAAACTCCTCCAAGCCTGCGTGAGATTGACCATCAGTGCTGGCAGGTATCGTCCCAAGGGCTGGTGGAAATGAAGAAACTCAAGGTAGCAGATACAGTCATTGCTCTCTGGGACTTCATGATGTTCCTAAAGGAATCCCCTAAGCCCAAGCACAATGAACTCTTCAATGACTTAGCCCAGAACTTCTGGGATATGTATGTAGACTGTGTGCTCTCAAGATCCCATGGAATGGGCAGAAGACAATTAACATCTCCCGAATACTCTTCCACATACTCACACAGAACTTTAGAAG GGTCTGCTTTCACCAATCCATTTTAG